A genome region from Alistipes dispar includes the following:
- a CDS encoding family 10 glycosylhydrolase, giving the protein MTRRILPLLCAALLAMPFTACSEEHQAPPSLDQGGDDENDKPVDPGDGPASGKEKMLWFDAEANFQRFSTKEGITAMLDKTVEAGFNKIVVDVKPVEGDVLYASDFMTQATTIGSVTVPARGWDYLQFFLDEAHKRGLKVTVSTTIFPMGMPSTRQGPVYRDSKWNGKTCLQNKPKAGGGSQLTDIKDDPTKVAAFLNPVLPEVREFALSFIREIVSKYDFDAYALDYCRFPDNQSDFSEASKRAFEDYVKGSVATWPDDVYTYDANGGIVAGPYYKQWWEFRSMVIRDFVAAVRQEIKALKPDVKLEYWAASWWGALYANGQNWASTSFMPLQDIEAPNFRAWCSNNYNRTGFADQLDTFLLGTYLPRVYGPEDGESIEFGINRAERMLLNACTYYGTIECSQKNFDVEEACYYCLKRTAGLMVFDIVHVINNDMWAAIKRGIDRAEAEDAAAQQ; this is encoded by the coding sequence ATGACAAGACGAATACTGCCGCTGCTATGTGCAGCGCTGCTGGCAATGCCCTTTACGGCCTGCTCGGAGGAGCATCAGGCCCCGCCCTCGCTCGACCAGGGCGGCGACGACGAAAACGACAAGCCGGTCGATCCCGGCGACGGCCCCGCGAGCGGGAAGGAGAAGATGCTCTGGTTCGACGCCGAGGCCAACTTCCAGCGCTTCTCCACGAAGGAGGGCATCACCGCGATGCTCGACAAGACCGTGGAGGCGGGATTCAACAAGATCGTCGTGGATGTCAAGCCCGTCGAGGGCGACGTGCTCTACGCGAGCGACTTCATGACGCAGGCCACCACGATCGGATCGGTCACCGTCCCCGCCCGCGGCTGGGACTACCTGCAATTCTTCCTCGACGAGGCGCACAAGCGCGGTCTGAAGGTCACCGTCTCCACGACGATCTTCCCGATGGGCATGCCCTCGACGCGGCAGGGGCCCGTCTATCGCGACAGCAAATGGAACGGCAAGACCTGCCTGCAAAACAAGCCCAAGGCGGGCGGCGGCAGCCAACTGACGGACATCAAGGACGATCCGACGAAAGTGGCCGCCTTCCTCAACCCCGTGCTTCCCGAAGTGCGCGAATTCGCCCTGAGCTTCATCCGCGAGATCGTCTCCAAATACGATTTCGATGCCTATGCGCTCGACTACTGCCGCTTCCCGGACAACCAGAGCGACTTCTCGGAGGCGTCGAAACGGGCCTTCGAGGACTACGTCAAGGGCAGCGTCGCGACGTGGCCCGACGACGTGTACACCTACGACGCGAACGGCGGCATCGTCGCAGGCCCCTACTACAAGCAGTGGTGGGAGTTCCGCTCGATGGTCATCCGCGACTTCGTGGCCGCCGTGCGGCAGGAGATCAAGGCCCTCAAACCCGACGTGAAGCTCGAATACTGGGCCGCCTCGTGGTGGGGCGCGCTCTACGCCAACGGCCAGAACTGGGCCAGCACCTCGTTCATGCCGCTCCAGGACATCGAAGCCCCGAATTTCCGCGCATGGTGCTCGAACAACTACAACCGAACGGGTTTCGCCGACCAGCTCGACACATTCCTGCTGGGAACCTACCTGCCGCGCGTTTACGGCCCCGAGGACGGCGAGTCGATCGAGTTCGGCATCAACCGCGCCGAGCGGATGCTCCTCAACGCCTGCACCTACTACGGCACGATCGAGTGCTCGCAGAAGAATTTCGACGTCGAGGAGGCCTGCTACTACTGCCTCAAACGCACGGCGGGACTGATGGTCTTCGACATCGTGCACGTCATCAACAATGACATGTGGGCGGCCATCAAGCGGGGCATCGACCGCGCCGAAGCGGAGGACGCCGCCGCACAGCAATGA
- a CDS encoding glycoside hydrolase family 97 protein, giving the protein MKRLFLIAAALTAATTTSAREYTVTSPDGKIEVKVSTQPELRWSLSRAGERLLEPSRIGLTLAGEAPLGVAPAVRSVRTEAIDTRSTAEVPTKFRELHDRCNELLIAFRGDWAVRLRVYDNGAAYRFETARRGETVVEDETAEFNFASDNDTYWTRERNPDFISHCEAFFERKRLSELERSVYAYLPVYFATPGGTRMVVTETDLEDYPCMFLFGGEGRRLRAEFPPVVLESRLKEGSDRNEEFLRKADYIAVTEGTRTYPWRVVTVDEDDRALLENYLPYQLASKAVEGDASWVRPGKISWDWWNGLNVYGVDFEAGVNTATYKYFIDFAARYGLEYILLDEGWSVSTLNIREPRKEVDLKEIVRYGNEKGVGVILWTLWNPMKKDLTGILDTYRDWGVKGIKIDFMQRSDQEMVNFYEQIARAAYDRGLLVDFHGSFKPAGLQRKYPNVLSFEGVYGMENDKCSKDITPAHDCVLPFTRMVAGPMDYTPGATVNATAADFSVSWSHPMSQGTRAHQAALYVIYESPLQMLCDSPSHYLRTPEFTGFIAAVPTVWDQTAALHASAGEYAAVARRNGDRWYIGAITDWTGRDMEIDLSFLGEGRYRMQYFADGVNADSYAQDFRTGEREVTREDKLNVRLASGGGWAAILTPVK; this is encoded by the coding sequence ATGAAAAGACTCTTTCTGATCGCCGCCGCGCTGACGGCGGCGACAACGACCTCCGCCCGGGAATACACCGTCACCTCCCCCGACGGAAAGATCGAGGTGAAGGTATCGACGCAGCCCGAGCTGCGGTGGAGCCTCTCCCGCGCAGGCGAGCGGCTCCTCGAACCGAGCCGCATCGGCCTCACGCTGGCCGGCGAGGCGCCGCTGGGCGTCGCCCCCGCGGTGCGGAGCGTCCGCACCGAAGCCATCGACACGCGTTCGACGGCCGAGGTCCCGACGAAGTTCCGCGAGTTGCACGACCGCTGCAACGAACTGCTGATCGCCTTCCGCGGCGACTGGGCCGTGCGGCTGCGCGTCTATGACAACGGCGCGGCCTACCGCTTCGAGACCGCACGCCGGGGCGAGACGGTCGTCGAGGACGAGACCGCCGAGTTCAACTTCGCCTCCGACAACGACACCTACTGGACCCGCGAGCGGAACCCGGACTTCATCTCCCACTGCGAGGCGTTCTTCGAGCGCAAGCGGCTCTCGGAGCTGGAGCGCTCGGTCTACGCCTACCTGCCCGTCTATTTCGCCACGCCGGGCGGCACGCGCATGGTCGTCACCGAGACCGACCTGGAGGACTACCCCTGCATGTTCCTCTTCGGCGGCGAGGGCCGCAGGCTCCGCGCCGAATTTCCGCCCGTGGTGCTCGAAAGCCGCCTGAAGGAGGGTTCGGACCGCAACGAGGAGTTTCTCCGCAAGGCCGACTACATCGCCGTGACGGAAGGCACGCGCACCTACCCGTGGCGCGTGGTGACCGTCGATGAGGACGACCGCGCGCTGCTGGAGAACTACCTCCCCTACCAACTGGCCTCGAAGGCCGTCGAGGGCGACGCCTCGTGGGTGCGCCCCGGCAAGATCTCGTGGGACTGGTGGAACGGGCTGAACGTCTACGGCGTGGATTTCGAGGCCGGCGTGAACACGGCCACCTACAAGTACTTCATCGACTTCGCCGCCCGCTACGGACTGGAGTACATCCTGCTCGACGAGGGGTGGTCGGTGAGCACGCTCAACATCCGCGAGCCGCGCAAGGAGGTCGATCTGAAGGAGATCGTCCGCTACGGCAACGAAAAGGGCGTGGGCGTGATCCTCTGGACGCTCTGGAACCCGATGAAGAAGGACCTCACGGGCATTCTCGACACCTACCGCGACTGGGGCGTGAAGGGCATCAAGATCGACTTCATGCAGCGCTCCGACCAGGAAATGGTCAATTTCTACGAACAGATCGCCCGCGCGGCCTACGACCGCGGCCTGCTGGTCGATTTCCACGGCTCGTTCAAGCCCGCCGGACTGCAACGCAAATACCCCAACGTGCTGTCGTTCGAAGGCGTCTATGGCATGGAGAACGACAAGTGCTCGAAGGACATCACCCCGGCGCACGACTGCGTGCTGCCCTTCACGCGCATGGTGGCCGGACCGATGGACTACACGCCCGGCGCCACGGTGAACGCCACGGCCGCCGACTTCTCGGTCAGCTGGAGCCATCCGATGAGCCAGGGAACGCGCGCGCACCAGGCGGCGCTGTACGTCATCTACGAAAGCCCGCTCCAGATGCTCTGCGACTCGCCGTCGCACTACCTCCGCACGCCCGAGTTCACGGGCTTCATCGCCGCCGTGCCCACCGTCTGGGACCAGACCGCGGCGCTGCACGCCTCGGCCGGCGAATACGCCGCCGTGGCACGCCGCAACGGCGACCGGTGGTACATCGGCGCCATCACCGACTGGACGGGCCGCGACATGGAGATCGACCTCTCGTTCCTGGGCGAAGGCCGCTACCGCATGCAGTACTTCGCCGACGGCGTGAACGCCGACAGCTATGCGCAGGATTTCCGCACCGGGGAGCGCGAAGTGACCCGGGAGGACAAGCTGAACGTCCGGCTGGCCTCCGGAGGCGGCTGGGCAGCCATTCTGACCCCCGTAAAATGA